In Saccharicrinis fermentans DSM 9555 = JCM 21142, a genomic segment contains:
- the asnB gene encoding asparagine synthase (glutamine-hydrolyzing), which produces MCGIAGFLNNSGVKHTEFVLNAMLTRIRHRGPDDCGLFLSDNACIGNVRLSIVDIASGTQPMSVQNGRYWIAYNGEVYNHPELKKILEKKGHRFYTECDTEVVLHMYQEYGAEGLSQLNGQFAFVIWDTLEKELFMARDRMGIRPLFYTKPDHNSLVFASEIKALFEFPRVNRALSVEGLNQVFTFWTTLSPNTAFKNIYELPAGNYAKIKNGNIIIKPYWSLSFANRQQISLTDAVDQFRDLFRDAISLRMRADVPVAAYLSGGIDSTTTTAFIKKMFPEALRTFSIGFEEKDYDESVFQKQVAQHFDTKHHSVSFKNEDVAGLFEKVIWHAEIPILRTAPFPMFKLSKLVRDKGIKVVITGEGADEMLGGYNIFKEAIIRHFWSKYPQSKWRPLLLKKLYPYLPHIAHSGAAGLKLFFGYKLSETSSPAYSHLLRWNNTSRIRKFLSKEYNVDDNSLVQKYEELIAAEVKAYSPLAKAQFIESKMFMSGYLLSSQGDRMAMGNSVEGRYPFLDHRIVEFCTQLPDDLKIAGLDEKFLLKQVVKDVIPHSVLNRPKQAYRAPISQALLNEKSGFVDATLDVSKLKDLGAFDPQSVAKLVSKLRQNHIVSEVENMALMGMLSTQVLFDLYIKNYKPLKPDEVNRGRVMNRIY; this is translated from the coding sequence CAACCCATGAGTGTGCAGAATGGAAGGTACTGGATAGCTTATAACGGAGAGGTGTATAATCATCCGGAACTAAAAAAAATACTGGAGAAAAAGGGGCATCGGTTTTATACCGAGTGTGATACAGAGGTGGTGCTTCATATGTATCAGGAATATGGTGCCGAAGGTCTTTCGCAATTGAACGGACAGTTTGCTTTTGTGATTTGGGATACGCTGGAAAAAGAACTTTTTATGGCTCGTGATAGAATGGGTATTCGTCCTTTGTTTTATACCAAACCAGATCACAATAGCTTGGTTTTTGCCTCTGAAATAAAGGCCTTGTTTGAATTTCCCAGAGTAAATAGAGCATTGAGTGTTGAAGGTTTAAATCAAGTGTTTACCTTTTGGACGACCTTATCGCCCAATACTGCATTCAAAAATATTTATGAGTTACCTGCGGGAAATTATGCTAAAATTAAAAATGGAAATATCATTATAAAACCCTATTGGTCTTTGTCTTTTGCTAATAGACAACAAATATCATTGACGGATGCAGTGGATCAATTTCGTGATCTCTTTCGTGATGCGATTAGCTTAAGGATGAGGGCTGATGTGCCAGTGGCGGCATATCTGAGTGGAGGTATCGATTCTACGACAACCACAGCTTTTATAAAAAAGATGTTTCCGGAAGCATTGCGTACGTTTTCTATTGGTTTTGAGGAGAAGGATTATGACGAGTCCGTTTTTCAAAAGCAGGTTGCGCAGCATTTTGATACTAAACACCATTCGGTGTCATTTAAAAATGAAGATGTGGCAGGGTTATTTGAGAAAGTAATCTGGCATGCAGAAATACCGATTTTAAGAACAGCTCCTTTTCCGATGTTTAAATTATCAAAATTGGTACGAGACAAGGGTATTAAAGTGGTTATTACTGGTGAAGGGGCCGATGAAATGCTCGGTGGATATAATATATTTAAAGAAGCAATTATTCGTCATTTCTGGTCTAAATATCCCCAATCGAAATGGCGCCCTTTGTTGTTGAAAAAATTATACCCCTATTTGCCGCATATAGCCCATTCCGGGGCAGCGGGGTTAAAACTTTTTTTTGGATATAAATTATCAGAAACAAGTTCTCCTGCATATTCTCATTTGTTGCGTTGGAATAATACCAGTAGAATCAGAAAATTTTTGTCAAAGGAATATAATGTTGATGATAATAGCCTTGTTCAAAAGTATGAAGAGTTAATTGCTGCTGAAGTGAAAGCTTATTCACCATTGGCAAAGGCGCAGTTTATAGAGTCTAAGATGTTTATGTCAGGGTATTTATTGTCTTCGCAGGGTGATAGAATGGCCATGGGTAATTCTGTGGAAGGGCGTTATCCTTTTCTGGATCATAGAATAGTGGAGTTTTGTACCCAATTACCTGATGATCTAAAAATTGCAGGACTCGATGAGAAATTCTTACTTAAGCAGGTAGTGAAAGATGTGATTCCTCACTCAGTTTTAAATAGGCCGAAACAGGCTTATAGAGCTCCTATTTCTCAGGCCTTGTTGAATGAAAAGTCTGGGTTTGTGGATGCGACATTAGATGTTTCCAAATTAAAAGACCTGGGGGCTTTTGACCCCCAGAGTGTTGCGAAGTTGGTGTCTAAACTTCGTCAAAACCATATTGTTAGTGAGGTGGAGAATATGGCACTGATGGGGATGCTGTCTACTCAGGTGTTATTTGATTTATATATAAAAAATTATAAACCCCTTAAACCCGATGAAGTCAATAGGGGAAGGGTGATGAATCGAATTTATTAG
- the nadE gene encoding NAD(+) synthase, whose amino-acid sequence MNRQLFSKDILHITNIDEVIDAICEQLREDVNKKFRRYGGVIGISGGIDSSVTLAIAVRAFGADRLLGLMLPETDSSPDSESLARELADKFGVQCIVENISGALDGFGCYVRRDEAVQRVIPEYDPSVDKMKVVIPQEFVNKNLPPVHYVSVTFADGSEKSARLPMKEYLQIVAASNFKQRSRANMLYYHAEALNYAVIGTPNKHEVQQGFFVKYGDGAADVMPIGNLYKTQVYQIAKHLGVPQGIIDRTPTTDTYSAEQTQEEFFYQMPFEIMDLLWYGWENGYSPEEVALVMEMTRVEVANIFKNFARKKKTTEYLRTAPLHHYYI is encoded by the coding sequence ATGAACCGTCAACTGTTTAGTAAGGATATTCTTCATATCACTAATATAGATGAAGTGATTGATGCTATTTGTGAGCAACTTCGTGAAGATGTGAATAAAAAATTTAGACGATATGGTGGCGTAATTGGAATTAGTGGAGGAATTGATTCTTCTGTTACTTTGGCTATTGCAGTGCGTGCATTTGGTGCGGACAGATTATTGGGACTTATGTTACCTGAAACAGATTCTAGTCCTGATAGCGAGAGTCTGGCGAGAGAACTGGCTGATAAGTTTGGTGTGCAGTGCATTGTTGAAAATATTAGTGGTGCCTTGGATGGCTTTGGGTGCTACGTCAGGAGAGATGAAGCTGTGCAGAGAGTGATACCAGAATATGATCCGTCGGTGGATAAGATGAAGGTGGTAATACCGCAGGAGTTTGTCAATAAAAATTTACCCCCTGTACATTATGTGTCAGTGACATTCGCAGATGGTTCTGAGAAGTCAGCTCGTTTACCTATGAAAGAATACCTGCAGATTGTGGCCGCTTCTAACTTTAAACAAAGGAGCCGGGCTAATATGTTGTATTATCATGCTGAGGCCTTGAATTACGCTGTGATAGGAACACCGAATAAACATGAAGTGCAACAGGGCTTTTTTGTGAAATACGGCGATGGTGCGGCAGATGTGATGCCTATTGGTAATTTATATAAAACGCAGGTATATCAAATAGCAAAGCATCTGGGAGTACCGCAGGGTATTATTGACCGGACACCTACCACAGATACCTATTCGGCTGAGCAAACACAAGAAGAATTTTTTTATCAAATGCCGTTTGAAATAATGGATCTGCTGTGGTATGGTTGGGAAAATGGTTATTCGCCTGAAGAGGTAGCTCTTGTAATGGAGATGACAAGAGTAGAGGTGGCAAATATTTTTAAAAATTTTGCACGTAAAAAGAAAACCACGGAATATTTACGGACTGCACCTCTACATCATTATTATATTTAG
- a CDS encoding class I adenylate-forming enzyme family protein, which translates to MNCVDYLLPKKVRKEDLFVLGKKEQLSFYDLKWQVAALANHLRRVVGCGNNIILLSPNNNFFIVCYLAIMKSGNVVIPLNPATEHKSVAFIKKQAKVRIAFVTAMFQNRMKVELGEVWNEEDLLRIFDSEIKVKYKEEEDFDMHSLAQIIYTSGSTAIPKGVMISHKNIIANTSSIISYLQLTSDDIMECVLPFFYCYGLSLLHTHLKVKGKIVLNNRFLFLGTVLEDLEKYRCTGFAGVPSHFQILLRKSDTFTSQTFPHLRYVTQAGGKLHDVFIEEFQEVQPGVEFIVMYGQTEATARLSYLPSERLKDKLGSIGKGMPGVELKVVNECGDPIQPGEVGEIIARGDNVMLGYYLDPQETASTIKNGWLYTGDLGKIDEDGFIYHAARKKEIIKAGGKRVSPREIEAVLVEMPGVVDCTVSAEADDILGEAIKATLVVNNSDVVLNETMVKAFCSTRLAVYKIPHMIEFTSRMNVNAAGKKVKKR; encoded by the coding sequence ATGAATTGTGTTGATTATTTATTGCCTAAGAAAGTAAGAAAAGAAGATTTGTTTGTCTTGGGTAAGAAGGAACAATTGTCATTTTATGATTTGAAATGGCAGGTGGCTGCATTGGCAAATCATTTGAGAAGGGTAGTGGGCTGTGGAAATAATATTATTTTGTTATCTCCTAATAATAATTTCTTCATTGTTTGTTATCTGGCTATTATGAAATCAGGTAATGTGGTGATTCCCTTAAATCCGGCAACAGAGCACAAGTCAGTGGCTTTTATAAAGAAGCAAGCGAAAGTAAGGATCGCATTTGTTACTGCCATGTTTCAAAACAGAATGAAAGTGGAACTGGGAGAGGTATGGAATGAAGAGGATCTTCTAAGAATTTTTGACAGTGAAATAAAGGTCAAATACAAGGAGGAGGAAGACTTTGATATGCACAGCTTGGCTCAGATTATTTATACTTCAGGCTCAACAGCTATTCCCAAAGGAGTGATGATATCCCATAAAAACATCATCGCCAACACTTCCTCTATTATCTCTTATTTACAACTTACCTCAGACGATATCATGGAGTGTGTCTTACCTTTTTTTTATTGTTACGGATTATCTCTTTTACATACACATTTAAAAGTGAAAGGTAAAATAGTTTTGAATAATCGCTTTTTGTTTTTAGGTACGGTATTGGAAGATCTTGAAAAATATAGATGTACCGGCTTTGCCGGGGTTCCCAGTCATTTTCAGATTTTATTAAGAAAATCAGATACTTTCACATCGCAGACATTTCCGCATTTACGGTATGTAACACAGGCAGGAGGTAAATTACATGATGTTTTTATTGAGGAATTTCAGGAGGTACAACCGGGGGTAGAGTTTATTGTAATGTATGGTCAAACAGAGGCCACAGCACGTTTGTCATACTTGCCTTCGGAACGTTTAAAAGATAAACTTGGTTCTATAGGAAAAGGGATGCCCGGTGTGGAACTAAAGGTGGTGAATGAATGTGGGGATCCTATTCAGCCTGGTGAGGTGGGCGAAATAATTGCCAGGGGAGATAATGTTATGTTAGGTTATTACCTTGATCCGCAAGAGACAGCGTCTACTATTAAAAATGGATGGTTGTATACTGGTGATTTAGGAAAAATAGATGAGGATGGTTTTATTTATCATGCAGCTAGAAAAAAGGAAATTATTAAGGCAGGCGGAAAAAGAGTAAGTCCCCGTGAAATAGAAGCTGTGCTTGTTGAGATGCCAGGAGTGGTAGATTGTACTGTTAGTGCAGAGGCTGATGATATTCTGGGGGAAGCTATAAAAGCAACACTGGTGGTGAATAACTCTGATGTGGTGTTAAACGAAACAATGGTAAAGGCATTTTGTAGCACCAGGTTGGCCGTCTACAAAATACCTCACATGATTGAATTCACTTCACGAATGAATGTGAATGCCGCAGGAAAGAAAGTGAAAAAACGCTGA